The DNA window CATCCGCGAGCTCGCCGCGGCGGACACCCGGCCCGCCGTCGCCGAGACGGCCGTCGATAGCGTGGTCACGCTGCTTTCGGACCCGACGGTCGCCGTCTTCGAGGACGTCGCGGGGTCCCTGCTCGAACTCGCCGCGGCGGGGGTCGACGACGGTGTCGACTTCTCATCCGACGGCCGGGGACTCCCCGCGGACAGCGTCGAGGTGGCCGCCTACCGGGCCGGCTCCGCCCGGACCGTCGAGTCCTACGACGTCGACGCGGACCGGCTCATCGACGGCGTCGCGTCGGTGTTCCTGTTTCCACTTGGCGACTACGGGCTCCTGTGGGTCGGTTCAGCGGGGTTCGCCTCGGCGGACCGCGACGCCCTGGAGATTCTGGGTCGCTCGGTCGTGGCCGCCTTCGACCGGCTTGCCGATTGAGGAACCACGCGGCTGTCCTGCCGGGAGTTAGCGACGCACAGTTGCCGGGAGTTAGCGACGCACAGTCGCGGCTGTATTGCCTCGGATTGACGGTGTCCCGCCGCGGCTGTATTGCCTCGGATTGACGGTGTCCCGCCGCGGCTGTATTGCCGCGGCGATACGGGGACAACGCCTTTGACTATCACTACCGAAACCCGTGTATGAAAATCGAATACGACCGGGACACCTGCATCGGGATGTTCCAGTGTGTCGCGGAGTGGGACGGGTTCGAACGCGACGAGGACGCCGGCAAGGCAGTCCTCGTCGACGGTGAGGAGACCGACGAGGACATCTTCGTCCAGGAGGTGCCCGAGGACGCCGAGTTCGACGCGAAATTCGCCGCCCGGGTCTGTCCGGTCGACGCCATCGCGGTGTACGACGACGACGGCGAGCAACTGATTCCATAGGGCTACGCGCCGTCGGCTCGCCGGTTACAGCCGGCGGTCTGTGACACACTCACACACGCTCACAAAGGCTTTGCTGGTCCTGTCTGAACGCTGTCGTATGACCAGGGGTAGTGGCGGCACCGAGCAGTGGCGCTTCGAGACTGGCGACTGGGTGAAGTCGTCGCCGACAGTCGTGGACGGGACGGTGTACGTCGGTAGCTACGACGACTGCGTCTACGCGCTTTCCGCGAGCGACGGGACCGAGCAGTGGCGCGTCGAGACGGGCGACTCGGTCCGGTCGTCGCCGGCCGTCGCCGACGGAACAGTGTACGTCGGGAGTCAGGACGGGTACGTCTACGCGCTTTCCGCGAGCGACGGGACCGAGCAGTGGCGCTTCGAGACGGGCGGCCAGGTCGTCTCGTCCCCGACTGTGGCCGACGGGACGGTATACGTCGGGAGTCAGGACGGGAACGTCTACGCGCTCGATGTGACTGACGGGGCCGAGCGGTGGCGTTTCGAGGCGAGCCACGACGTCACGGCGTCGCCGGCGGTCGTCGACGGGACGGTGTACGTCGGGAGTCAGGACATGGTCGGCGACCCGGCGAACTCTCTCGTGGATTTCTACGCGCTCGACGCGGCCGACGGCCACCAGCGCTGGAGTCACGGGACCCGATTCACCAGCCCGGGCTCGGCGACAGTCGCGGACGACACCGTACTTGTCGCGACGGACAGCGGCATCCTGTACGGGCTGGCTGTCGGGGACGGCGCGGTGCGCTGGCCGGTCCGTGCGACCGACTCGGCGGAACCGACGGTCGTCAGGGGCCAGTCGATACCGGCCGTCGCCGACGACACCGTCTTCGTCGCCGCCGGCTCGGAACTGCACGCGCTCTCGCTGTCGGCGCTGGGAACGGACCGCTCGGCGCTCAGATGGCGCTACGAGGCCGACCTGACCATCTCCTCGTCGGCTACGGTCGCCGGCGACGCCGTCTTCGTCGGGAGTTCGGATGGGCGGGTCTACGGCCTCGACGCCGCCGACGGCACGGAGCGATGGCGGTTCCGGACCGACGACATGGTGTACTCGGCGCCGACGGTGGTCGACGGGACGCTGTACGTCGGGAGCACGGATGGCCGCGTCTACGCGCTGGGCGCGGGTGTCCTGGGGTCGAGCCGCGACACGCGGGTCCGCCAGCGGATACTCGGTCACCACGACCGGTGACCGCTCCATCGAAACCCACTCGGTCCTCACGCCCGCAGTACGCGTAGATGGACCGCCGTTCGCTCGGCTCGCTCCTGAGCCGACTCGTCCGCGCCGTCCCGGCGCTGCTTTCCCGTGCCGGCTTCGTCGACCGGCAGAAGGCCACGGAGGCGACAGACCTGGCCGCACCGGTGATGGTCACCGGCGGCCTGCGCATCCTGCTGCGGCTCGCGGACTTCCTGATGGTCGGTATCGCGCTCGGTGACGCGGCCATCGCCGGCCTGGAACTGGGCTTTCAGTACTACTTCGTCGGCTTCGGGCTCTCGCTTGCGATATCCTCGGGGACCATCAGCGTCGTCTCGCGGCTCCAGGGGGGCGACCGGCCCGACCGGGCGGACCTGGCGGTCAAGCAGTCGCTGTGGCTGGCGCTCCTACTCTCGGCGCCGCTGACGCTGGTCTCGTGGCTCTACCCCGAGGCCCTCGTGGGCGTGCTCTCGAGTGACCCGACGACGATAGAGTACGGGGCGACCTACCTCTCTATCGTGATGCTGTCGATGGCCCCGCGGTTCTGGAGCATGGTCGCCTCGCGGGCGCTGGCCGGCAGCGCGGACACCCGCACACCCATGTACGTCCGCCTGCTGACCCTGCCGACGAACGTCGCGCTCAATGGGCTCCTCATCTTCGGGGTCGGCCCGTTTCCGGAACTCGGTATCGCCGGCGCGGCCTGGGGCACCGCCATCGCCAACACGCTCGCGGCGGCCATCTTCCTCGGCCTGCTGGCCTCGAGTCGCTACGCGGTCCAGTTGCCCCTTCGGGGACCCCAGTTCGACCTCGGCCTGCTCCGTGAAATCGTTCGGGTGGCCCTGCCGCTGACGGGGATGCGCCTCCTCCAGACGTTCGCCCGCTTTCCCTTCCTGTTCATCCTTGGCGTGCTCGGGACGCCGACGCTCGCGGCCTACGCCATCGGCCGCCGCGTGATGTTGCTCGCGCTCATGCCCGCGTGGGGGTACGCCACGGCCGCGTCGACGCTCGTCGGGCAGCAGCTGGGCTCCGGCGACGAGGAGTCGGCCAGCGACTACGGCTGGCAGACGCTCAGAGTGGCCCTCGCCGTTCAGCTCGCCGTCGCCGCCGTCCTCGTCGCCTTCGCCCGCCCCATCGTCTCGCTGTTCGGTACGGCGTACCCCGCCCTTGCCGCCCAGTTCGTCCGCGTCTTTGGCCTGCTCGTCGCTGGCTTCTCCGTCTCCCGGACGATGCGGGGGAGCTTGCGTGGCGCCGGCGACACCCGCTGGCCGCTCTACGGCACGATACTTGGGGGCTACTGCTTCCGGCTGCCGGTCGCGATGCTCGCGCTCCCGGCGTCGTTCGTCGTCACCGTGCCGCTGGTGGGGCTTTCCGTCTCGCCAGGTCTGGGGCTCGGGCTGCCCGCCATCTTCGTCGCCCTCGTCGGGGACTTCTACCTGAAGGCGGCGGTGAACACGGGTCGCTTCTGGACCGGAAAGTGGCGTGCTGTTGCGAGGGAATCGGCCGTTGGGACGGGTGACGATTAGAATTATTCTGCTTCGTATCTCCTCGCAGTTTCATCGCTGACGGCAGTTCCCAACAGCCAGAAAGCCCCCGGAGGCTCAGGGGCTGCGACTCGCTGCGCTCCTCGGCCTTCGGCCTGCGGTGCTTACGTCGTCTCGCTCCCTGAGCCTCCGGCCCCTTTCAGTCCCACCCCGTGGACCAGCCGACCGGGCGGGACTGAAAGGGGCCGGTCGCTCGACGTACGAGACGACGCAAGCACTGCACTGAGCGAACGGAGTGAGCGAAGGAAGCGCACAGCGAGTCGCAGTAGTCGAGCGACCGGGGGCTTTCTGGCTGTACTGAACCCGGTTCACCCTGACTACGATGTCCGTCACACCCATACAGACACTCACAAACAATACCGTACCTAGCGCCGAAGTCTTAAACAGGCAGAACCCCGTAAGCGCAACTATACTTATGAAACACGTGAAGATACCGCAGGACCGGATCGGTGTGCTGATCGGCGAGGGCGGTGAGACGATGCGCGAGATAGAGGAGCGTGCGGAAGTGCGTCTCGACATCGATTCCGAGGACGGCTCCGTCAAGATAGACTCCGTCGGCGACCCCGTGACCGGGCTGAAGGGGCCGGACATCGTGAAGGCCATCGGCCGCGGGTTCAAGCCAGAGGACGCCCTGGCGCTGCTGGACGACGACATGATGATGTTCGAGATGATCGACATCGAGGCGGCCGCCCGGAACAAGAACGACCTCCGCCGGCAGAAGGGGCGACTCATCGGCGAGGGCGGCCGGACTCGCGAGCTGATGCAGGAGCTGACCGGCGCCGCCGTCGTCATCTACGGCTCGACGCTTGGCATCATCGGCGGGCCCGAACAGGTCGATGCGGTGCGGGAGGCCGCCGAGATGCTACTCGACGGGGCGCCCCACGGCTCGGTCTACTCCTTCCTCGAACGCAAGCACAACGAGATGAAACACAAGGGTCTGGAGTACCACCAGTTCACCGGCTGAGTCAGTAGCGACCGCCGGATATCGCGGCCGAGAGCGTGGCCGAACTGACAGTGTACCGTCTCGTCGGCGTTTTTTCATGCTCTGGGCGTAACATATAACCCTGCGAGCGGTCAATAACTCCGGAGGACAACCGTGCCGGACAACATCGACGGCCAGGGCGGGACCACCGAGACGGAGAGTGGCCAGACCGTCACCGAGGTCATGAACCAGCTCGAAGAGCTCCGTGCCGAGGACGAGGGCCGGTCGGCGTCGACGGACGAAGGCATCCTGCTCGACCAGCTCGAAGAGGTCGAGAGCCGGCTGCTGGCCTTCGGCGAGGGGCTGGGCGGGAACCCCGACGACGTGACCGACCTGCCCTTCACCGAGGAGGCGGGGCTCGACCATATGCCCGAGCCGCTCTATGTCCGTCACGACACGGAGATGCTGAACCAGGTGACGTCGTGGCTGTTGCAGGACCAGCACATCGGTCTCGTGAGCCCCTACGGGACCGGGAAATCCGCCTTCCGGGAGATCGTCCTGCGCGACCTCGACAAGCACGACGACTTCGTCGTCACGCATCTGGACAACCCCCGGGAGACGACGGCTCGGTCGCTGTACCAGACGATACTGGAGGCGGCCTACGCGGCGGGCTACTCGGTCAATCCGGGCCGGTACTCGCAGGTCCGGAACGGCATCCCGTGGGCGACGGTGGAGGCGAAAGAGGCGGTCCACGAGATAGTCGGGCGCGTACGAGAAGACGGGAAGACCCTGTTGTTGGTCGTCGACGAGATAGAGGTGCTCACCGCCGACCTGCTGTCGCCGCTGCAGGTGGCCGGCGACGCCGGCGTCCGGCTGTTCCTGACCGGCACCCCCGAAGGCAAGCGCCGCGTCGCCGAGATTCGGGGGACGCTGGACTCGCGGCTTCGCTACTACGAACACATCGACCCCTTCTCGCCCGACGACATCGCCGAGTACATCGCCCGCTCGCTGGCGTACTTCCGCGACGAGGCCTACAACGGCCAGGCGCCGGACCTCTTTACCCGCGAGGCCATCGAGGACATCCACGAACGGACCGAGGGCAACCCCCGCGAGGTCCGCATCGAGTGTCGCGAACTCTTCACGCGAGCGGCCTTTGTCTGGTACCGCACCGGCCAGGACATCGACCGGATTCAGGTCACCCCCGAACTTCGCCACCGCCGCTTCGGGATGGGCTACTAGTTTTCGCCCGTCGAAGTCGGTTCTGACGGCGTCTCGGAGGTCTATATAAAGGGGCCACGACAACACATCTCACACCATCTAGCGGGGCCGCAGTGTGGCGGTCGAACGTCCGCCACCACAACTTTTATATAGAATCACTTTCAATCATCGTGTGACTATGGCTCAACAGCAGATGGGCAACCAGCCCATGATCGTACTCTCCGAGGAGTCCCAGCGGACATCCGGGAAGGACGCCCAGTCGATGAACATCACGGCGGGCACAGCCGTCGCCGAGGCCGTTCGGACCACACTCGGTCCGAAGGGCATGGACAAGATGCTCGTCGACAACTCCGGGTCCGTCGTCGTCACGAACGACGGCGTCACCATCCTCGACGAGATGGACATCGAGCACCCGGCCGCCAACATGATCGTCGAAGTCGCCCAGACCCAGGAGGACGAGGTCGGGGACGGCACGACGACGGCGGTCGTCATCGCGGGTGAACTGCTGTCGAAGGCCGAGGAGCTTCTCGACCAGGACATCCACGCCACCATCCTGGCCCAGGGGTACCGCCAGGCCGCCGAGAAGGCAAAGGAGATTCTCGAAGAGAACGCCATCGACGTCGACGCCGACGACACCGAGACCTTAGAGAAGGTCGCCGGCACGGCGATGACCGGCAAGGGCGCCGAGTCCTCGAAGGACCTGCTGGGCGAGCTCGTCGTCCGCGCGGTCCAGTCCGTCGCCGACGACGACGGCACGGTCGACACCGACAACATCCAGATCGAGACCGTGGTCGGCGGCGCCACCGACGAGTCCGAACTCGTCGAGGGCGTCATCATCGACAAAGAGCGCGTCCACGACAACATGCCCTTCGCCGTCGAGGACGCCGACATCGCGCTCCTGGATACGGCTATCGAGGTCCCCGAGACCGAACTCGACACCGAGGTCTCGGTCACGGACCCCGACCAGCTCCAGGAGTTCCTCGACCAGGAAGAGAAACAGCTCAAGGAGTACGTCGACCAGATTGCTGCCACTGGCGCCGACGTCGTCATCTGCCAGAAGGGCATCGACGACATGGCCCAGCACTACCTCGCACAGGAGGGCATCCTCGCAGTGCGCCGCGCCAAGAAGTCCGACATCGAGGCCCTCTCGCGCTCGACGGGCGCCCGCATCGTCTCGAACATCAACGACATCGAGGCCGACGACCTCGGCTTCGCCGGCTCCGTCGCCCAGAAGGACATCGCTGGCGACGAGCGAATCTTCGTCGAGGACGTCGAGGACGCTCGCGCTGTCACGATGATTCTCCGCGGCGGCACCGAACACGTCGTCGACGAAGTCGAGCGCGCCATCGAGGACTCCCTCGGCGTCGTCGCCGCCACGCTGGAGGACGGCAAGGTCCTCCCCGGCGGCGGTGCTCCCGAGACCCAGCTCGCGCTCGGCCTGCGTGACTACGCCGACTCCGTCGGTGGGCGCGAACAGCTCGCCGTCGAGGCCTTCGCCGACGCCATCGACGTCATCCCGCGCACCCTCGCCGAGAACGCGGGTCACGACCCCATCGACTCCCTCGTGGACCTGCGCAGCAAGCACGACGCCGGCAACCAGACCTTCGGGCTGGACGCGTACTCCGGCGAGGTCGTCGACATGGAGGAAGACGGCGTTGTTGAGCCGCTCCGTGTCAAGACCCAGGCCATCGAATCCGCCACCGAGGCGGCCGTGATGATCCTGCGCATCGACGACGTCATCGCCGCGGGCGACCTCAAGGGTGGCCAGGGCGACGACGACGAAGACGAAGGGCCTGGCGGGCCCGGCGGCGCAGGCGGCATGCCCGGCGGCGGCATGGGCGGCATGGGCGGCGGCATGGGCGGCATGATGTAAGACCACTTTTTGCAACTCCCTCGGGCGGCTTCGCCGCCCTCGGTCGTGCAAAAACGTGGGGCAAAATCGCGACTTCGCCTCCCGTCGCGCGCCTTCGGCGCGCGGTGGTCGGCTCGCCGCGGTTGAACCGGCGCGCTGCGCGCGCCGGATGCTCGTCCCTACCGCAGTCCGCACCGCTCGCTAACTGATTTCTCTCTTTGCGGTTCGACACTGACCCGATAGCCGCTGCGTTCGTCTTCCAGTCGATTCACCGACACCAATTTCAATATGCCGGTCGAACCACGCCGTATGAGCCCGGTCTTCGACGTGGGGACGTACTTCCCCGAGCGACCGCCGACGTGGGCCGAAGTCGTGACGACGCTGCTCGTCACGGCGACCGTCGTCCCCGAATTTCTGGACGACACGGTGTCGCTGCCCATCGCTGTCGCTGGCTTCGTGCTGTTCGCCCTCGCAGTCGGTCCGGGAGCGAACAGCAGCATCGGGCAGCGAGTCGGGCAGTGGTTCCGCGACATCGGCAAGCACGATCGCGCACTGGCTATCTTCGTTTTTCTGGTCACGATGGCTGTCCTCTCCCTGGTCGCCGAAGCCCTCGTGGTGGTGCTCGCGGATGCGGCGGCCGGGGGGATGATGGCCGTCGCCCTGTACGTCTTCGTCCACGCTGTGCGAGCAGGTGGCGTCGAGGGCTGGATGAGCGACGAGACCGGCTGAACTCTCAGAACCGCTCGCGATTCCCGAGGATATAGCCAAGCAACACGATGAGCAGTGTCCCGCCGAAGGTCTCGATGAGGGCGATGGCGTCGACGAGTGGTATCGTCGGCTCGCTGTCCACCGGCGGCGCCGTCGTAAAGGTCACCACGCTGTAGTAGATGGGCTCGGTGATGCCGGGGTCCAGTTCGTAAGCCACCGCTGCGACGGCAAAGAGCACCAGCATCCACACGGTGAGACGGAACGGGCGCACGCCGAAGCCGGTCGTCACGCGGGACGCCCACGAGCCCAGATAGGCCCCGTAGGCAGCGAGATTGCCCTGTCCGGGGGTCACGCTCGGCCGTCCGTCGCGCAGCTGCACGTAGCCGGTCACCGACCCGTTCGCGCGGGCTTCGTACCCCCTGGCACGGCGTTCGAGGACGTGCTGTCGGCGGGCCTTTCCCACCAGCCCGGCCTCGCTGTAGGCACCTTTCAGGTCGTTGTAGGCCCGGGCGATAGCGTCCCACGCGCCGGCGTCGTCGGCCGCAGCTTCGGCGCTCGTCTGTTCCCCACACCGGGTCCCCTGGCTCACGGTGATGTCCGTCAGGACGCTGTCGCGGAGGTCGCCACCGCCCAGCCGCGCGCCGCGACAGTCCGCATCAGTCAGGTCCGTGCCCCAGCAGTCTACCGCGGGGAGGTCGGCCTCGGCCAGCGTCGCACCGGACAGGTCGGCCTCCCGGAGTGTCAGTCGGGCGCCGTGGGTGGCTTCGAGACTGGCGTCGGCCATGTCGGCGTTCCGGAACGTCGCGCCGTGCAGCGTCGCGCCGTCGAGCTGGACGCCCTCGAGTTTGGCGTCCCGGCAGATGGCCCCGCCCAGGCTCGCCCTGTCGAGCACGCTGTCGCTGAGCGTCGCCTCCCGCAGGTTCGCCCCGGTCAGGTCGACGTTGCGGAGGTTCGCCCCGCTCACCTCAGCTCGGCCGAGGTTCACGCCGGCGCAGTTTGCGTCTCTGAGGTTCGCTCCCCCGAGGTCGACCTGTGCGAGGTTCGCACCGTCGAGCTCGGCGCTGTTGCAGTTCGCGCCCCGCAGGTCCGTCCGGCCGAGATACGCGTCGGTCAGGACAGCCTTGTAGAGCGTCGTCCGCCGCAGTGTCGCCCGCCCGATAGAGGCGTCGGTGAGGTCCGCGCCCTGCAGGCTCGCCCGCGTCAGCGTGGCCCGACCCAGCACCGCCCCGGTCAGCTCCGCCCGGCCCAGATAGGCTTTCGTCAGGTCGGCGCTCTCGACGTTCGCGTCGGTCAGGTCCGCCCGGCCGAGGTAGGCCTTGTGCATATCGGCCCGGTACAGTTTCACCTCGACCATCGTCGCTCGCCTGAGGTTCGCGTCGCGTGCATCTGTCGCCCGCAGGTTCGCGTCGGTGAGGTCTGCACCTTCCAGGTTCGCCCCCCGTAGGTCGGCATCGCGGAGCGTGGCGTCGGTCAGGTCCGCGCCCGCCAGGTTCGCCTCCCGCAGGTCGCTCTCGCGGAGCGAGGCCCCGCGGAGGTCGGCCTCGGTGAGCGTCGCACCGCGGAGGTCGGCCCCTCTAAGGGCGACCCCAGCGAGGGCCGCCCCGCGCAGTGTGCAGCCGGCAAGCGTCGCCCCGTCGAACAGCTCGGTAAAGGGCCCACGCCGTCCTCTCGATGGCCCACGGTCGCCCGGGGCCGCCGCTATGGCGCTGTCCTCGGCCGCTATTTCGGGCGCGTGCAGGCTGCAGCGGTCGGCCCCGTCCGCGACCGGGCGCGCACAACAGGCGGCCTGGGCGGTCTCCTCTGCCCGCCGCTCGACCCGCAGGCACTCGGCCGGCCACTCGTACCTGCACCGGTCGACCATATGTCGTTTTCACAACCAGTCGGTTTCAAAGCCCCGGCGCTCGCCGGGCGCCGGTAGCGGGCCTACTCCAGCCGACCCGACGAGTCGGGCGCTCTGAGTTCCGGCGGCAGTTCGAGCTGTTTGATACCGGCCCGGTCGTCGATATCGAACCGATAGATGGCCGTCGTCGCTCCTCCGCGGTTCGCTTCGCTCTCCGCTTCGGTTCGAGGCGCGTCGCGCCTCGCTTCGGCGGCTCGTTCGAACAGCTCTGGTTGCCAGGCAACGTCCATCCGCTCTTCGAGCGCCTCCCGCTCTGGGGCCGAGACTGCTCCGATGGTCCCAGTCAGCAGCACGCTGCGCCAGTTGAACTGGGCCTCGACGTTGTAGACGAGGAACCGCGCGGCGCCAGCCTGGTCGGACAACGCCTGCTTCTCGCTCTCCCCGCCGAGCACGTAGACGAAGTACAGCGCGTCCTCGCCGTCGAACCAGTAGGAAAGCGGCCTGAGCATGGGCGCGCCGTCGGTCGGGACGCCCAGCACGCCGACACTCTCGCTCGAGAGCGTTCGCTCGATGTCGTCGCCGTCCATCCGCCGCATCCCGAAGGCTTCGAGACTGTCGACTGTCATGTCTCCTCGTTCGTCGCTGTCGAATATAAAAACACCAGCCGACTGACCAGTCACACAGCCCTCGTCCGTCTGTCTCCGAGCCGAAACTGTTCTGCCTCTCGCCGCGTGACACACCACCAGTGTCGCTGCTCGGAATCTTCGCGACGGCCATCCTCCCGATCGTCGCCGTC is part of the Haloarcula salinisoli genome and encodes:
- a CDS encoding ferredoxin translates to MKIEYDRDTCIGMFQCVAEWDGFERDEDAGKAVLVDGEETDEDIFVQEVPEDAEFDAKFAARVCPVDAIAVYDDDGEQLIP
- a CDS encoding PQQ-binding-like beta-propeller repeat protein, producing the protein MTRGSGGTEQWRFETGDWVKSSPTVVDGTVYVGSYDDCVYALSASDGTEQWRVETGDSVRSSPAVADGTVYVGSQDGYVYALSASDGTEQWRFETGGQVVSSPTVADGTVYVGSQDGNVYALDVTDGAERWRFEASHDVTASPAVVDGTVYVGSQDMVGDPANSLVDFYALDAADGHQRWSHGTRFTSPGSATVADDTVLVATDSGILYGLAVGDGAVRWPVRATDSAEPTVVRGQSIPAVADDTVFVAAGSELHALSLSALGTDRSALRWRYEADLTISSSATVAGDAVFVGSSDGRVYGLDAADGTERWRFRTDDMVYSAPTVVDGTLYVGSTDGRVYALGAGVLGSSRDTRVRQRILGHHDR
- a CDS encoding MATE family efflux transporter — translated: MDRRSLGSLLSRLVRAVPALLSRAGFVDRQKATEATDLAAPVMVTGGLRILLRLADFLMVGIALGDAAIAGLELGFQYYFVGFGLSLAISSGTISVVSRLQGGDRPDRADLAVKQSLWLALLLSAPLTLVSWLYPEALVGVLSSDPTTIEYGATYLSIVMLSMAPRFWSMVASRALAGSADTRTPMYVRLLTLPTNVALNGLLIFGVGPFPELGIAGAAWGTAIANTLAAAIFLGLLASSRYAVQLPLRGPQFDLGLLREIVRVALPLTGMRLLQTFARFPFLFILGVLGTPTLAAYAIGRRVMLLALMPAWGYATAASTLVGQQLGSGDEESASDYGWQTLRVALAVQLAVAAVLVAFARPIVSLFGTAYPALAAQFVRVFGLLVAGFSVSRTMRGSLRGAGDTRWPLYGTILGGYCFRLPVAMLALPASFVVTVPLVGLSVSPGLGLGLPAIFVALVGDFYLKAAVNTGRFWTGKWRAVARESAVGTGDD
- a CDS encoding KH domain-containing protein gives rise to the protein MKHVKIPQDRIGVLIGEGGETMREIEERAEVRLDIDSEDGSVKIDSVGDPVTGLKGPDIVKAIGRGFKPEDALALLDDDMMMFEMIDIEAAARNKNDLRRQKGRLIGEGGRTRELMQELTGAAVVIYGSTLGIIGGPEQVDAVREAAEMLLDGAPHGSVYSFLERKHNEMKHKGLEYHQFTG
- a CDS encoding ATP-binding protein, with translation MNQLEELRAEDEGRSASTDEGILLDQLEEVESRLLAFGEGLGGNPDDVTDLPFTEEAGLDHMPEPLYVRHDTEMLNQVTSWLLQDQHIGLVSPYGTGKSAFREIVLRDLDKHDDFVVTHLDNPRETTARSLYQTILEAAYAAGYSVNPGRYSQVRNGIPWATVEAKEAVHEIVGRVREDGKTLLLVVDEIEVLTADLLSPLQVAGDAGVRLFLTGTPEGKRRVAEIRGTLDSRLRYYEHIDPFSPDDIAEYIARSLAYFRDEAYNGQAPDLFTREAIEDIHERTEGNPREVRIECRELFTRAAFVWYRTGQDIDRIQVTPELRHRRFGMGY
- the thsA gene encoding thermosome subunit alpha, producing the protein MGNQPMIVLSEESQRTSGKDAQSMNITAGTAVAEAVRTTLGPKGMDKMLVDNSGSVVVTNDGVTILDEMDIEHPAANMIVEVAQTQEDEVGDGTTTAVVIAGELLSKAEELLDQDIHATILAQGYRQAAEKAKEILEENAIDVDADDTETLEKVAGTAMTGKGAESSKDLLGELVVRAVQSVADDDGTVDTDNIQIETVVGGATDESELVEGVIIDKERVHDNMPFAVEDADIALLDTAIEVPETELDTEVSVTDPDQLQEFLDQEEKQLKEYVDQIAATGADVVICQKGIDDMAQHYLAQEGILAVRRAKKSDIEALSRSTGARIVSNINDIEADDLGFAGSVAQKDIAGDERIFVEDVEDARAVTMILRGGTEHVVDEVERAIEDSLGVVAATLEDGKVLPGGGAPETQLALGLRDYADSVGGREQLAVEAFADAIDVIPRTLAENAGHDPIDSLVDLRSKHDAGNQTFGLDAYSGEVVDMEEDGVVEPLRVKTQAIESATEAAVMILRIDDVIAAGDLKGGQGDDDEDEGPGGPGGAGGMPGGGMGGMGGGMGGMM
- a CDS encoding pentapeptide repeat-containing protein; translated protein: MVDRCRYEWPAECLRVERRAEETAQAACCARPVADGADRCSLHAPEIAAEDSAIAAAPGDRGPSRGRRGPFTELFDGATLAGCTLRGAALAGVALRGADLRGATLTEADLRGASLRESDLREANLAGADLTDATLRDADLRGANLEGADLTDANLRATDARDANLRRATMVEVKLYRADMHKAYLGRADLTDANVESADLTKAYLGRAELTGAVLGRATLTRASLQGADLTDASIGRATLRRTTLYKAVLTDAYLGRTDLRGANCNSAELDGANLAQVDLGGANLRDANCAGVNLGRAEVSGANLRNVDLTGANLREATLSDSVLDRASLGGAICRDAKLEGVQLDGATLHGATFRNADMADASLEATHGARLTLREADLSGATLAEADLPAVDCWGTDLTDADCRGARLGGGDLRDSVLTDITVSQGTRCGEQTSAEAAADDAGAWDAIARAYNDLKGAYSEAGLVGKARRQHVLERRARGYEARANGSVTGYVQLRDGRPSVTPGQGNLAAYGAYLGSWASRVTTGFGVRPFRLTVWMLVLFAVAAVAYELDPGITEPIYYSVVTFTTAPPVDSEPTIPLVDAIALIETFGGTLLIVLLGYILGNRERF
- a CDS encoding pyridoxamine 5'-phosphate oxidase family protein, whose amino-acid sequence is MTVDSLEAFGMRRMDGDDIERTLSSESVGVLGVPTDGAPMLRPLSYWFDGEDALYFVYVLGGESEKQALSDQAGAARFLVYNVEAQFNWRSVLLTGTIGAVSAPEREALEERMDVAWQPELFERAAEARRDAPRTEAESEANRGGATTAIYRFDIDDRAGIKQLELPPELRAPDSSGRLE